In Limisphaerales bacterium, the DNA window ATCGGGCACCGGAATTTTCCGGAAATAAACTTACGGTTTTATGTACGCCGCGAGGTGAAAGGGGAACTGCGCCGTGGAGTGGTGTTTCTGCGTGAACTCACACCGCGTCGGCTGGTCGAGTGGGTGGCTCGCGCGGTGTATAATGAACCGTACGAAACGCTGCCTCTGCGCGCCTTGGTTGAGGGCCGGCGCACTGGTTACGAATTGGAACTGGACGGTGCCCGCCAGCAAATGGCGGTGGATGCCGCGGGTGATTGGCGCGGGCCGGAGGCAATGGAGGAGTTTTTCATCGAACATTACTGGGGGTATAATCGGCAAACCGACGGTGGCTCGATGGAGTACGAGGTGACGCATCCCACTTGGAAGGTTCGTTCCGTGGAGTTGGCGCGATTCGACTTGGATGTGCTGGCGATTTACGGCCCGGAATGGGCCGAGGCACTGGCGGGTGAACCGGATTCGGTGATGAATGCGGATGGGTCAAAGGTGGCGGTGTTTTCAGGGACAATGATCTAACCACAGAGGCACCGAGAGCACAGAATTTTCAAGAGACTTTCTCTGTATCCTCTTTGACTCTGTGGTGAAAGGGTTACCCAACAATCTCTTTCACAACGCGGGCGGGGCGATCATTGGTGAGTTTTTGGGATTGGCCGCCGTGGTGGTAGGTGAGTTGGGTGTGGTCGAGGCCGAATTGGTGCAGAAGGGTGGCTTGGTAATCGTTGGCGGTGACCTTATCGACGGCGGCGCGGTGGCCGACTTCGTCGGTTTCACCATAGATGGTGCCGGGCTTGAAGCCGCCGCCGGCGAGCCAGGTGCTGAAGCCTTGGCCATTGTGGTCGCGGCCGGGTTTGCTGCGGGATTGCACCACCGGCAGCCGACCGATCTCACCACCCCAATGGACGACGGTGCTGTCGAGCAGGCCGCGTTGTTTTAAATCGGTGACCAGCGCAGCGGCGGGTTGATCGGTGCGGCGGCAAATGGACGGCAGACCGGCGTGGATGTTTTCGTGGTTATCCCACGGCTGGCCGTTGAGGAAGAGCTGCACGAAACGCACGCCGCGTTCGACGAGCCGTCGGGCGATGAGGCAGCGGGTGCCGTATTCCTTCGTTTCGTTTTGATCGATGCCGTACAACTTTCGGGTGGCCTCGCTTTCCCCACTGATATCGAGCGCTTCCTTGGCGGCGGTCTGCATGCGGGCGGCCAGCTCGAAGCTGGCGATGCGTGACTCGAGGGCGTCTTCGCCGGGCAACGCCTGGGTTTGATCGGCATTGAGGTCGCTGAGAAATTGCAGAAAATTTTCCTGTGGCGCACCAAGCAGATGGCCGGGGGCGTCGAGGTTAAAAATGCGCGGTTCCTTGGCGCGCAGGACGGTGCCCTGATAAAGGCTGGGCAGCCAACCGTTGCTCCAGTTGTGATTGCCATCGACCGGTTTGCCGCCCGGATCCTTGAGCACCATGTAGGCGGGCAGCTCGTCGTTTTCGCTGCCGAGCCCGTAGGTGAGCCAAGCGCCGAGGCTGGGGCGGCCGGTGATGCCCGGGATGCCGGCGTTGATGTAACGGATGGAAACCTCGTGGCCGTTGTGGCCGGTGTGCATGCTTCGGATCATGCAGAGATCGTCGGCGATCTTTGCGGTGTGCGGCAGCAGTTCGCTGAAGTCCATACCACATTGGCCGTGCTTCTTGAATTGCCAGGGGCTGCCGAAGAGCTTGCGGCTGGCTTCGTTAGCAAAGCTGTAATGGACGCTGCCGCCGTATTCCATACCGTTGCAACGCTGCAGCTCGGGCTTGGGGTCCGTGAGGTCCATGTGGCTCGGGCCGCCGTGCATGAAGAGGGAAATCATCGCCTTGGCCCGGGGCGCAAAGTGCGGTTGCTTGGGCTTCAGATCAAACCGACGCTGGGCGCGCGGGATGTCCTTGGGCGTGCCGAGCAGTTTCTCACGCTGCAACAACCACGCCAACGCCAGACTGCCAATGCCCATGGTGTTGCGGGCAAGGAATTGGCGGCGAGTGTGGGCGAGGTCGTTCATGATGGGTGAATGTCCAAGGACCAATGATCAATGACCAAGAAATATCCAATGACCCCTGACACAAACTTGGGGATTGGGTTTTGGGTATTGGTCATTACGCCAGTATCTCCTTCACGATTTTGCCCGGTTGGCCGTCGGTCAGGGTTTGTTCTTGGCCGGCGCGTTTGTAGGTGAGCTGTTCGTGGTTGAGGCCGAACAGGTGCAGGAGGGTGGCGTGGTAATCGTAATGGTTGACTGTATCCTGCACAGCGCGGTGGCCCCATTCGTCGGTGGCGCCGTGGATGTGTCCGGGCTTGAAGCCGCCGCCGGCGAGCCACATGGAAAAGCCGTAGGTGTTGTGGTCGCGGCCGGGACTTTTCTCGTTTTGCACCACGGGTAGGCGCCCCATTTCGCCGCCCCAATGGACGACTGTGCTGTCGAGCAGCCCGCGGCCCTTGAGATCTTTGATGAGCGCGGCGATGGGCCGATCGATTTTCTTGCAGGACGCGGGCAGGGCGTTGGTGATGTTACCGTGGTGATCCCAGTATTGGTTCTTGGTGAACACCTGCACGAACCGCACGCCGGCCTCCACCAATCGTCGGGCGATCAGGCAGCGCGTACCGAAATCTTTGGTGGCCGGATCATCGATACCGTACAGCTGCTTGGTGGCCTCGCTTTCGCCGGAGATATCCATGACCTCCGCCGCGGCAGTCTGCATGCGGGCCGCCAGCTCGAAGCTGGCAATGCGTGCCTCGAGGTC includes these proteins:
- a CDS encoding DUF2071 domain-containing protein, producing MPDSFLTAAWRDLILFNWRVDSALLAPHVPAGTELDPREDEHWVSLVGFRFLDLAVKGVPAIGHRNFPEINLRFYVRREVKGELRRGVVFLRELTPRRLVEWVARAVYNEPYETLPLRALVEGRRTGYELELDGARQQMAVDAAGDWRGPEAMEEFFIEHYWGYNRQTDGGSMEYEVTHPTWKVRSVELARFDLDVLAIYGPEWAEALAGEPDSVMNADGSKVAVFSGTMI
- a CDS encoding DUF1501 domain-containing protein translates to MGIGSLALAWLLQREKLLGTPKDIPRAQRRFDLKPKQPHFAPRAKAMISLFMHGGPSHMDLTDPKPELQRCNGMEYGGSVHYSFANEASRKLFGSPWQFKKHGQCGMDFSELLPHTAKIADDLCMIRSMHTGHNGHEVSIRYINAGIPGITGRPSLGAWLTYGLGSENDELPAYMVLKDPGGKPVDGNHNWSNGWLPSLYQGTVLRAKEPRIFNLDAPGHLLGAPQENFLQFLSDLNADQTQALPGEDALESRIASFELAARMQTAAKEALDISGESEATRKLYGIDQNETKEYGTRCLIARRLVERGVRFVQLFLNGQPWDNHENIHAGLPSICRRTDQPAAALVTDLKQRGLLDSTVVHWGGEIGRLPVVQSRSKPGRDHNGQGFSTWLAGGGFKPGTIYGETDEVGHRAAVDKVTANDYQATLLHQFGLDHTQLTYHHGGQSQKLTNDRPARVVKEIVG